A genomic segment from Leptolyngbya boryana PCC 6306 encodes:
- a CDS encoding lysophospholipid acyltransferase family protein yields the protein MSTTATVKPWLYWSLFPIHRTFLRLYFSSIEIQGRENLPQQGPCILASKHFSRWDPLVLSLLSQEPLRFMTNANQFTGIQGWAIERLGAFPVNLARPSVSSLRCAIELLQAKHKLVIFPEGGIVRDQPLREFKTGLARLVLQAEASGEIKVPILPIALFYSPTASAGAKASIRINPPLYINDYRQENDKQTARIFTQTLYSKILESLSN from the coding sequence GTGTCCACCACCGCTACTGTCAAACCCTGGCTTTACTGGTCACTCTTCCCAATTCATCGGACTTTTCTCAGACTGTACTTTAGTTCGATCGAAATTCAAGGGCGAGAGAATCTTCCTCAGCAAGGACCTTGTATTCTTGCCTCTAAGCATTTCAGCCGATGGGATCCTTTAGTTCTATCGCTCTTGAGTCAAGAACCCCTGCGATTCATGACAAACGCGAATCAATTTACAGGAATCCAAGGCTGGGCGATCGAACGCCTCGGAGCTTTCCCAGTCAATCTTGCTCGTCCTAGCGTTTCCAGTTTGCGATGTGCGATCGAACTTCTTCAAGCCAAACACAAACTTGTCATTTTCCCAGAAGGCGGAATTGTGCGAGACCAGCCCCTGCGCGAGTTTAAGACTGGATTAGCGCGATTAGTCCTTCAAGCAGAGGCAAGCGGAGAAATAAAGGTACCAATTTTACCGATCGCTCTTTTTTATTCCCCAACCGCCTCAGCAGGTGCAAAAGCTTCGATCCGAATCAATCCGCCTCTCTACATAAACGACTATCGCCAAGAGAACGACAAACAAACTGCTCGAATTTTCACCCAAACCCTTTACTCAAAAATTCTAGAAAGTCTATCAAATTAA
- a CDS encoding response regulator produces MEKIRVVLIEDHDLTRFGIRALLREQGIELVGEARDARSGLNLIRSTQPDVAIVDIGLPDMTGIELTQQFRTDGEAPNTKILIMTMHDDEEMVLAAFAAGADSYCMKDITGSRLSEAIHTTASGNAWIDPAIARIVLGQVKLARPTEATTTVTINKLSFEDSGMISEYPLTTRELDVLELIVDGRSNAEIAEKLYITIGTVKTHVRNILNKLCVNDRTQIAVRALRAGLVK; encoded by the coding sequence ATGGAGAAGATTCGAGTTGTATTGATTGAAGATCATGATTTGACTCGCTTTGGGATTCGAGCACTTTTGAGAGAGCAAGGTATTGAACTTGTTGGCGAAGCGCGGGATGCTCGATCAGGGTTGAATCTGATTCGCTCAACTCAACCGGACGTTGCGATCGTCGATATTGGTTTGCCGGATATGACCGGGATCGAACTGACGCAGCAATTTAGAACCGATGGAGAAGCTCCAAACACCAAAATCTTGATCATGACGATGCACGATGATGAAGAGATGGTACTCGCTGCATTTGCGGCAGGCGCAGATTCTTATTGCATGAAAGATATTACAGGCTCACGGTTATCTGAAGCGATTCACACAACTGCCTCTGGAAACGCCTGGATCGATCCCGCGATCGCGCGAATTGTCCTAGGTCAAGTCAAGCTGGCTCGACCGACTGAAGCGACCACGACAGTTACCATTAACAAGCTTTCTTTTGAAGATAGCGGCATGATTTCTGAATATCCGCTAACGACTCGGGAGCTAGATGTACTGGAACTGATCGTAGATGGGCGAAGTAACGCTGAGATTGCAGAGAAGCTTTACATCACAATTGGAACGGTCAAAACTCACGTTCGCAACATTCTCAATAAACTCTGTGTGAATGATCGGACTCAGATTGCAGTTCGCGCACTGCGAGCAGGATTAGTGAAATAA
- a CDS encoding phosphodiester glycosidase family protein gives MKRLWLASLAIFGCGSLGLWFVHSLVSSQVSVSSQVAPTQQPTVFASPSARVTQGVPRYQVYSLPNSEIHTVTIAPQSQFKVSIALSPKLEPIEQFGKSMNAIAALNGGFFDPKNEKTTSYITKNGKVVSAPNTNDRLMKNPDLQPYLPQILERSEFRQYKCGEKIQYAIAARSAVAPSGCQLIDAIGAGPQLLPRLTAKQEGFVDEMVGRDSIGVTQRNARSAIGILKDGSVILVMAAQKPDAPQNSGMSVQAMTGFLQRLGVEQALNLDGGSSSSLIYKDQTFYGKVDKDGKAVSRAIKSAIVVHE, from the coding sequence GTGAAAAGGCTGTGGCTTGCAAGTCTGGCAATATTTGGCTGCGGTAGCTTAGGATTATGGTTTGTTCACTCTCTCGTTTCTTCTCAGGTTTCTGTTTCTTCTCAAGTGGCTCCCACCCAACAACCAACCGTCTTTGCATCTCCATCGGCAAGGGTTACTCAGGGTGTACCTAGATATCAAGTTTATTCTTTGCCTAATAGCGAAATTCATACGGTGACGATCGCACCTCAAAGTCAATTTAAAGTGTCGATCGCGCTTTCTCCAAAGTTGGAACCGATCGAGCAATTTGGCAAATCGATGAATGCGATCGCAGCCCTAAACGGTGGGTTCTTTGACCCGAAAAATGAAAAAACGACTTCCTATATTACGAAAAACGGCAAAGTTGTTTCAGCTCCCAACACCAATGATCGCTTAATGAAGAATCCCGATCTCCAGCCGTACTTGCCTCAAATCCTAGAGCGATCGGAGTTTCGACAGTACAAATGCGGCGAGAAGATTCAATATGCGATCGCGGCTCGTTCGGCAGTCGCACCGTCGGGGTGTCAGTTGATCGATGCCATTGGCGCTGGTCCTCAACTGTTACCCAGATTGACCGCGAAACAAGAGGGCTTTGTCGATGAGATGGTCGGAAGAGATTCGATTGGGGTCACGCAGCGCAATGCGAGAAGTGCGATCGGGATCTTAAAAGATGGTTCAGTCATTTTAGTCATGGCAGCCCAAAAGCCAGATGCACCGCAAAATTCCGGGATGTCTGTGCAAGCAATGACTGGATTTTTGCAACGGTTGGGTGTTGAACAAGCCTTGAACTTAGATGGGGGTTCATCGTCATCGCTGATCTACAAAGATCAAACGTTCTATGGCAAAGTAGATAAAGATGGAAAAGCCGTTTCCAGAGCGATTAAGTCTGCCATTGTCGTGCATGAATGA
- a CDS encoding low molecular weight protein-tyrosine-phosphatase: protein MAYRLLFVCLGNICRSPSAENIMNHLIRQAGLECEITCDSAGTSSYHIGSPPDRRMNAAAKLRGIELVGRARQFERADFEEFNLILAMDIDNFEAIRSIDPAGTYQDKVRLMCDFCTEHSLREVPDPYYGGTEGFNFVIDLLLDACQGLLDFVIQEQNLTPTSAR, encoded by the coding sequence ATGGCATATCGCTTACTATTTGTGTGCTTAGGCAATATTTGTCGATCGCCCTCTGCCGAAAACATCATGAATCATCTGATCCGCCAAGCTGGATTAGAGTGTGAAATTACCTGTGATTCGGCAGGAACATCGAGTTATCACATTGGCAGCCCACCTGATCGCAGAATGAATGCTGCGGCGAAACTCAGAGGCATCGAACTTGTTGGACGTGCAAGACAATTTGAACGCGCGGATTTTGAAGAATTCAATTTGATTCTGGCAATGGACATCGATAATTTTGAAGCGATTCGGTCGATCGATCCTGCTGGAACCTATCAAGACAAAGTTCGCTTGATGTGCGACTTCTGTACCGAGCATTCCTTAAGAGAAGTCCCTGATCCTTATTATGGTGGGACGGAAGGATTTAACTTTGTGATTGACCTGCTTTTAGATGCGTGTCAGGGATTGTTAGATTTTGTGATTCAAGAACAGAACTTAACACCTACGTCTGCACGGTAG
- a CDS encoding DNA-3-methyladenine glycosylase family protein, translated as MEKPFPERLSLPLSCMNDYAIAIQTLKLADPRLGTVIDQVGECKLTQQSGDLLHSLARSIVYQQLSTKAATAIYHRFLELYRDRAITAEAILETPDETLRGVGFSRQKIVYLKDLAQNIQTGLPTLEELEELEDEAIIQTLIKVKGIGRWTVQMLLIFRLHRWNVLPVDDLGIRAGIRRIYQLEELPDKKTVLQVGQAWNPYCTIASWYIWRSLELP; from the coding sequence ATGGAAAAGCCGTTTCCAGAGCGATTAAGTCTGCCATTGTCGTGCATGAATGATTATGCGATCGCAATTCAAACTTTAAAGCTTGCTGATCCGAGACTGGGAACAGTCATTGATCAAGTGGGAGAGTGCAAACTGACTCAGCAATCAGGAGATTTGTTGCACTCACTTGCGCGATCAATTGTTTATCAACAGCTATCAACAAAAGCTGCAACGGCAATTTATCATCGGTTTCTTGAGCTTTACCGCGATCGCGCCATTACAGCAGAAGCAATTCTAGAAACGCCAGATGAAACGCTACGAGGAGTTGGATTTTCACGCCAAAAAATTGTTTATCTCAAGGATCTGGCACAAAATATTCAAACCGGATTGCCAACGCTAGAAGAATTAGAAGAATTAGAAGACGAAGCGATTATCCAAACACTGATTAAAGTCAAAGGGATTGGACGTTGGACTGTTCAGATGCTTCTGATTTTTCGACTGCATCGCTGGAATGTCTTGCCTGTTGATGATCTGGGGATTCGAGCGGGAATTCGGCGGATTTATCAGCTAGAAGAATTACCAGATAAAAAGACAGTTTTGCAAGTCGGACAGGCTTGGAACCCGTATTGTACGATCGCGAGTTGGTATATTTGGCGGAGTTTAGAATTGCCCTAG
- a CDS encoding MORN repeat-containing protein gives MTSADFVSTEVFAQPILPFSAAKSLALPKNSDYCEGRLKDGWLQGTHVCQFPSGNRFQGNFQRHDREGQGVFTYADGTRCEGNFQNNLLNGRGMCQFASGNRYEGEFRQNIREGQGVFTYADGTRCEGNFRSNSLNGFGRCTFSSGNRYEGAFRDNVRQGRGVFIYANGTRCEGEFRQNAMTGFGVCLYPNGDRYEGEFQNNQRNGRGVYIFSTGARSQGVWRNGNLPQVRPPQPRPQPRPQARPNRRPTR, from the coding sequence GTGACTAGCGCTGATTTTGTCAGTACAGAAGTTTTTGCCCAACCGATCTTGCCGTTCAGTGCAGCCAAGAGTTTGGCACTTCCAAAAAACAGCGATTATTGTGAAGGGCGGCTCAAAGATGGTTGGCTCCAGGGCACGCATGTTTGCCAATTTCCCAGCGGAAATCGATTTCAGGGAAATTTTCAGCGGCACGATCGAGAGGGACAGGGGGTGTTTACCTATGCAGATGGCACGCGCTGTGAGGGAAATTTTCAGAACAATCTGCTGAATGGTCGTGGGATGTGCCAATTTGCGAGCGGAAATCGCTATGAAGGCGAGTTTCGACAGAACATTCGAGAGGGACAGGGGGTGTTTACCTATGCAGATGGCACGCGCTGTGAGGGAAATTTTCGCTCGAATTCGCTGAATGGGTTTGGACGGTGTACGTTCTCCAGTGGAAATCGCTACGAAGGAGCATTTCGTGACAATGTGCGGCAAGGGCGTGGCGTTTTTATTTATGCAAATGGCACACGCTGCGAGGGGGAATTTCGGCAGAATGCGATGACTGGATTTGGAGTCTGTTTGTACCCAAATGGCGATCGCTATGAAGGCGAGTTTCAGAATAATCAGCGCAATGGACGTGGGGTTTATATTTTCTCAACTGGAGCGCGATCGCAAGGAGTTTGGCGAAATGGAAATTTACCACAGGTCCGACCACCTCAGCCTAGACCACAACCCCGACCCCAAGCACGACCAAACCGCCGCCCAACTCGATAA
- a CDS encoding DUF4112 domain-containing protein produces the protein MQTQHRESTIARLRSLTHLLDNALPIPGTKYRVGIDPLIGLLPGGGDVAMSLVSVYIVVEAARLGIPRASLARMMWNLILDALLGIIPMAGDFVDLAWKANSKNLALIEAHLAQSRQQEKADYLFVALLVVVFLSIVLALSGLTIFLIGSIWNAIFR, from the coding sequence ATGCAAACTCAACATCGCGAAAGCACGATCGCACGATTACGATCTCTAACGCATCTCCTAGATAATGCCCTACCAATTCCTGGAACGAAGTATCGCGTCGGCATCGATCCTTTGATTGGATTACTTCCAGGCGGAGGAGATGTCGCAATGTCACTCGTCTCAGTTTATATCGTTGTAGAAGCGGCGCGTTTGGGCATTCCCCGTGCTTCTCTTGCACGAATGATGTGGAATTTGATTTTAGATGCTCTTTTAGGCATCATTCCGATGGCAGGCGATTTTGTTGATCTTGCTTGGAAAGCGAATTCTAAAAATTTGGCTTTGATTGAAGCCCATTTAGCTCAATCCAGACAGCAAGAAAAAGCAGACTATCTATTTGTTGCTCTATTAGTTGTCGTCTTTTTATCGATCGTGCTTGCACTCAGCGGTTTAACAATCTTTCTGATCGGATCAATTTGGAATGCTATCTTCCGATAA
- the sir gene encoding sulfite reductase, ferredoxin dependent gives MVISSTPPSVRKPSKVEGIKERSNFLREPVASELLLDTNAFSEDGIQLLKFHGSYQQDNRDNRVRGQEKDYSMMLRTRSPGGFVPPELYLTIDRLSDEYGNHTIRVTTRQAFQLHGVLKKNLKATISAIVKSMGSTLSACGDVNRNVMSPPAPFKNRPEYEYARTYANHIADLLTPQSGAYYEVWLDGEKAITGEEDPEVVAARKRNINGSNIEDSPEPIYGTYYLPRKFKIAVTVPGDNSVDLFSQDISLVVLTNDQGELEGFNVYAGGGLGRTHGKEETFPRIADPIGYVAKADVYDLVKAIVATQRDYGDRSDRRHSRMKYLVEEWGVEKFRSKVEEYFGKAIEPFKPLPEFKFLNYLGWNEQGDGKLFYGISIQNGRIKDENGFRLKAALKKIVTKFNLPMLLTPSQNVLLYNIEKSDRQRINRILREHGIERPDQIDPLVRDSMACPALPTCGLATTEAERASLPILTRIRLLLEKVGLPNESFIFRMTGCPNGCARPYLAEFALVGTGPNMYQVWLGAAPNQTRLAKVFIEKMNLDDLEAVFEPVFTYFKKERQAGESFGDFCDRVGLDAIHQFTGV, from the coding sequence ATGGTCATTTCTTCTACACCTCCCTCCGTCCGCAAACCCTCCAAAGTTGAAGGCATCAAAGAGCGTAGTAACTTCTTACGCGAACCCGTCGCTTCAGAATTGTTGCTGGACACGAACGCTTTTTCCGAAGACGGCATTCAACTGCTGAAATTTCACGGGTCTTATCAGCAAGATAATCGTGATAATCGCGTCAGAGGACAAGAAAAAGATTACTCGATGATGCTGAGAACTCGCTCTCCTGGCGGGTTTGTTCCCCCTGAGTTGTATTTGACCATCGATCGGTTATCAGATGAATATGGCAATCACACGATTCGGGTCACGACTCGCCAAGCGTTTCAACTACACGGCGTTTTGAAGAAGAATCTGAAAGCGACGATTAGCGCGATCGTCAAAAGTATGGGATCAACGCTGAGTGCTTGTGGTGACGTGAATCGAAACGTCATGTCTCCGCCTGCACCGTTTAAAAATCGCCCAGAGTATGAATATGCTCGGACGTATGCGAATCATATTGCTGATTTGCTCACGCCGCAATCCGGGGCATATTACGAAGTTTGGTTAGATGGGGAGAAAGCGATTACGGGTGAAGAAGATCCGGAAGTCGTCGCAGCCCGGAAGCGAAATATTAACGGCTCCAATATTGAAGATTCGCCTGAGCCGATTTATGGAACGTACTATCTGCCTCGGAAGTTCAAAATTGCAGTGACAGTTCCCGGTGACAATTCTGTTGATTTGTTCTCGCAGGACATTTCTTTAGTTGTTTTGACGAATGATCAAGGTGAGTTAGAAGGCTTTAATGTCTATGCGGGAGGCGGGCTTGGGCGGACTCATGGCAAAGAAGAAACTTTTCCTCGCATCGCTGATCCCATTGGATATGTTGCCAAAGCAGATGTTTACGATTTGGTAAAAGCGATCGTTGCGACTCAGCGGGATTATGGCGATCGCTCTGATCGGCGTCATTCTCGGATGAAATACCTCGTTGAAGAATGGGGCGTTGAGAAATTCCGTTCTAAAGTTGAAGAATACTTTGGTAAAGCGATCGAGCCGTTCAAGCCTTTACCTGAATTCAAGTTTCTCAACTATCTGGGCTGGAATGAGCAAGGCGATGGAAAACTGTTCTATGGCATCTCGATTCAGAATGGTCGGATCAAAGATGAAAACGGTTTCCGGCTGAAAGCAGCGCTCAAAAAGATTGTGACAAAGTTCAATCTGCCGATGTTACTGACACCGAGCCAGAATGTTCTTTTATATAACATTGAAAAGAGCGATCGCCAAAGAATCAATCGCATTCTGCGCGAACATGGGATCGAACGTCCTGATCAGATTGATCCTTTAGTTCGTGATTCTATGGCATGTCCTGCATTACCGACGTGTGGACTGGCAACCACGGAAGCTGAACGAGCGAGTTTACCAATTTTGACTCGAATTCGGTTATTGCTCGAAAAAGTAGGCTTACCGAATGAGTCATTTATCTTCCGCATGACAGGCTGCCCGAATGGCTGTGCGCGTCCGTATCTCGCAGAATTTGCACTGGTGGGAACGGGTCCAAATATGTACCAAGTTTGGCTAGGTGCGGCTCCCAATCAAACGAGATTGGCAAAGGTCTTCATCGAGAAGATGAATTTGGATGATTTAGAAGCGGTATTCGAGCCTGTGTTTACGTACTTTAAGAAAGAGCGGCAGGCAGGGGAAAGCTTTGGAGATTTCTGCGATCGTGTTGGTCTAGATGCGATTCATCAATTCACCGGAGTATAG
- a CDS encoding DUF3370 domain-containing protein: MFSSLLFSSFAQLPPRVPTPAPMIAPQPTNQEILPFQEGIPNQEFIESQEIRPLPGKLDDVPVFNSNSPEVVLTEGILLSTFPSAGMRVPSAHLNYAFNGRFDIFAHHISRASNPSQTRSLFQGIVVYNPNDRPVQIDISQAASYLTRPDALFVDLPASVEDPLGTVFAGPGSRVVNDILRGRRNGSIPTGMMIPPKQAQMLMNLPIPAGTVTPTSNGRSTLMRLNSNAPVYVATLAMFAPLNANRTERVPTIEEWLNLLVNAGVAGPRDIPPTPPNAKTTNITYGRVAGVAKGSEWRTNITDDSRSNSLNIPKPGRAFSYGLSTLERGTFGTGQIQSAPMLVRYPDTAYLANGNYGIHYSLTLPLRNSTRQAQTIQVSIETPLKQDRSRNEVVFLTAPAPQIFFRGTIRLRYLDDRSTPQTRFIHLVQRRGQKGDPLLTLTLSPGERRSVEVDFLYPPDATPPQLLTVRTLNR, from the coding sequence ATGTTTTCGAGCCTGCTTTTCTCCTCCTTCGCCCAACTTCCTCCACGGGTTCCCACTCCCGCCCCGATGATTGCCCCACAACCGACTAACCAAGAAATTCTCCCATTTCAGGAGGGAATTCCCAATCAAGAATTCATTGAATCTCAAGAGATTCGTCCCCTGCCTGGCAAACTTGATGATGTTCCGGTTTTCAATAGCAATAGTCCTGAAGTTGTTCTCACAGAAGGGATTCTCCTTTCAACTTTTCCATCTGCAGGAATGCGGGTTCCCTCGGCTCATCTAAATTACGCATTCAACGGCAGATTTGATATCTTCGCCCATCATATTTCTAGAGCCAGCAATCCCAGTCAAACACGATCGCTCTTCCAAGGCATCGTGGTCTACAATCCCAACGATCGCCCAGTTCAAATTGATATCTCTCAAGCTGCCAGCTATCTCACTCGCCCCGATGCTCTGTTTGTTGATCTCCCTGCCTCTGTTGAAGATCCGCTAGGCACAGTCTTTGCCGGGCCGGGCAGCCGAGTTGTAAATGATATTCTTCGTGGGCGCAGGAATGGCAGTATTCCAACGGGAATGATGATCCCGCCGAAACAGGCACAAATGCTGATGAATCTCCCAATTCCAGCAGGTACAGTCACTCCAACTTCAAACGGACGCTCTACGTTAATGCGTCTCAATAGTAATGCACCAGTCTATGTTGCCACCCTAGCAATGTTCGCGCCATTAAACGCCAATCGAACTGAGCGAGTTCCGACGATTGAAGAATGGCTAAATCTTCTAGTGAATGCTGGAGTTGCAGGACCTAGAGATATTCCTCCCACTCCTCCTAACGCCAAAACAACTAACATTACCTATGGTCGGGTCGCTGGTGTTGCCAAAGGTTCAGAATGGCGCACCAACATAACAGATGATTCTCGTTCGAACTCTCTCAATATCCCCAAACCCGGTCGCGCCTTTTCTTATGGTTTAAGTACGCTGGAACGAGGCACATTTGGAACAGGTCAGATTCAAAGTGCTCCGATGCTGGTGCGCTATCCCGATACTGCCTACCTTGCAAATGGAAATTACGGAATTCATTACAGTTTGACCCTTCCCCTGCGAAATTCTACGCGTCAAGCTCAAACGATTCAAGTCTCGATCGAAACTCCGCTCAAACAAGATAGAAGTAGGAATGAAGTTGTCTTCCTCACGGCTCCTGCGCCTCAAATTTTCTTTCGCGGTACAATTCGGCTGCGTTATTTAGACGATCGCTCAACCCCTCAAACCCGATTTATCCATCTCGTTCAACGCCGAGGTCAAAAAGGTGATCCGCTTCTGACTTTGACGCTCTCGCCTGGGGAACGTCGCTCTGTCGAAGTCGATTTTCTCTATCCTCCCGATGCAACGCCCCCCCAATTGCTCACTGTTCGCACCCTAAATCGATAA
- a CDS encoding YihY/virulence factor BrkB family protein encodes MRFKTIVRLLRDTVTEWNEDNVPLLAAALAYYTMFSIAPLLIIAIAIAGAIYGQEAAQGEIVGQIQGLVGRDGAEFIQSMIENASKPGAGGGVATFIGIVVLIFGASGVFGQLQTALNTIWEVKPKPGRAVKSFLQARFLSFAMVLVIGFLLLVSLVLSAILAGISAYFGAFLPGSIAIGQILNFVISFGIITLLFASIYRFLPDVHVPWKNLWVGAAVTALLFNLGKFLLGLYLGNSGVSSTYGAAGSLVVILIWVFYSAQILLFGAEFTQVYSKYRGRPITPSSHAVSLKDEVVDRDAP; translated from the coding sequence ATGCGATTCAAAACGATTGTGCGCTTGCTGCGAGATACGGTGACAGAGTGGAATGAAGATAATGTTCCTTTGTTAGCGGCGGCGTTGGCTTACTATACGATGTTTTCGATCGCGCCTCTGTTGATCATTGCGATCGCAATTGCAGGTGCAATTTATGGACAAGAGGCAGCCCAAGGCGAAATTGTTGGGCAGATTCAAGGTTTAGTGGGCAGAGATGGCGCAGAGTTCATTCAATCGATGATCGAAAATGCCAGTAAGCCTGGAGCAGGAGGAGGAGTTGCAACCTTTATCGGGATTGTAGTTCTAATTTTTGGAGCCTCTGGAGTGTTCGGACAGTTGCAAACGGCACTCAATACAATTTGGGAAGTAAAACCGAAGCCAGGGCGGGCAGTAAAAAGCTTTCTACAAGCGCGGTTTCTCTCGTTTGCAATGGTCTTGGTGATTGGATTTTTATTGCTGGTTTCGTTAGTCTTGTCTGCAATTCTAGCCGGGATTAGCGCGTACTTTGGAGCATTCCTACCGGGGTCGATCGCGATTGGGCAAATCCTCAATTTTGTGATTTCGTTTGGGATTATTACACTGCTCTTTGCTTCAATCTATCGATTCTTGCCCGATGTGCATGTGCCTTGGAAGAACCTTTGGGTTGGTGCGGCAGTGACAGCTTTATTGTTCAATCTAGGTAAGTTCTTACTCGGTCTTTACCTGGGTAATAGCGGTGTTAGCTCGACCTATGGAGCGGCTGGATCGCTGGTTGTGATATTGATTTGGGTATTTTATTCAGCACAGATTTTGCTGTTTGGAGCTGAGTTTACGCAAGTATATTCTAAGTATCGAGGTAGACCGATTACGCCTTCGAGTCATGCCGTTTCGCTCAAAGATGAAGTTGTCGATCGAGATGCTCCCTAA
- a CDS encoding BaiN/RdsA family NAD(P)/FAD-dependent oxidoreductase codes for MKVVVIGGGAAGFFGAICAAQAGAEVTLLEAGQNCLSKVLISGGGRCNVTHSCFEPALLVQHYPRGGKALRGAFSQFQPKHTIEWFTDRNVKLKTEADGRIFPITDDARTIADCLLNQAADLGVKIYTQSPVKAVAKVEDQFLVTLRSEQVLTADRVLIATGSNPNGYQFARSLGHSVIDPVPSLFTFNIRDDRLTDLAGVSVDPVRLRLQVGEAKFEQTGALLITHWGVSGPAVLKLSAWAARELHDARYQARLSINWLPKQNPEQLRQELTAVRNQIPQKTIAANCPVMLPRRLWERLTEAVGIQKERRWAELSNKTLNQLIQELMQGSYQISGKGVFKDEFVTCGGVNLKEINFKTMESRCCPGLYFAGEVLDIDGVTGGFNFQSAWTTGWIAGNAIAKVSASVHRPQ; via the coding sequence GTGAAAGTCGTTGTAATTGGCGGTGGGGCAGCAGGATTTTTTGGGGCGATTTGTGCAGCGCAGGCAGGAGCAGAGGTGACTTTGCTCGAAGCTGGGCAGAATTGTTTGTCAAAAGTTCTCATCTCTGGAGGTGGTCGCTGTAATGTGACGCATTCTTGCTTCGAGCCAGCTTTACTTGTACAGCATTATCCAAGAGGCGGTAAGGCGCTGCGAGGTGCATTTTCGCAGTTTCAGCCGAAACATACGATCGAATGGTTTACAGATCGCAATGTGAAGCTCAAAACAGAAGCAGATGGGCGGATTTTCCCGATTACGGATGATGCTCGAACGATCGCAGATTGTTTGTTGAATCAAGCCGCAGATTTGGGAGTAAAAATCTATACGCAGTCTCCTGTTAAGGCAGTTGCTAAAGTAGAAGATCAGTTCCTCGTTACGCTACGGTCTGAGCAAGTGTTGACGGCTGATCGGGTGCTGATTGCCACTGGAAGTAATCCAAATGGATATCAGTTTGCGCGATCGCTTGGACATTCCGTGATTGATCCAGTTCCGTCACTGTTCACGTTTAATATTCGAGACGATCGCTTGACGGATCTCGCGGGTGTTTCAGTTGACCCGGTGCGGTTGCGATTACAGGTTGGAGAAGCAAAGTTTGAACAGACTGGAGCATTGCTGATCACGCATTGGGGAGTGAGTGGACCTGCCGTGCTCAAACTATCGGCTTGGGCAGCGCGGGAACTGCATGATGCGCGCTATCAGGCAAGATTGTCGATCAATTGGTTACCCAAGCAGAATCCAGAGCAGTTACGCCAAGAGTTGACAGCCGTTAGAAATCAGATTCCCCAGAAAACGATCGCGGCAAATTGTCCGGTCATGTTGCCACGGCGATTGTGGGAAAGGCTGACTGAGGCAGTAGGTATTCAGAAAGAGCGACGATGGGCAGAACTCTCGAATAAGACTTTGAATCAATTGATTCAAGAACTGATGCAGGGTAGCTATCAAATTTCGGGCAAAGGGGTCTTTAAGGACGAATTTGTGACCTGCGGGGGAGTGAATTTGAAAGAGATTAACTTTAAAACAATGGAGAGTCGTTGCTGCCCAGGGCTTTATTTTGCGGGTGAAGTATTGGATATTGATGGGGTAACAGGTGGCTTTAATTTTCAGAGCGCTTGGACGACGGGTTGGATCGCGGGAAATGCGATCGCAAAAGTTTCAGCTTCGGTGCATCGACCTCAGTAA